A portion of the Lampris incognitus isolate fLamInc1 chromosome 9, fLamInc1.hap2, whole genome shotgun sequence genome contains these proteins:
- the sri gene encoding sorcin, whose amino-acid sequence MAFPGYGAPPPGGHPGGYGGFPGQQQDPLYGYFAAVAGQDGHISAEELQAALSQAGFAGSYKPFSLETCRLMINMLDRDMSCTMGFAEFKELWSVLNGWKQHFMSIDRDRSGTVDGQEMQQAVISMGYSLSPQTMNCIVKRYSTHGKITFDDYVTCCIKLRSLTNSFQRRDTNRQGTATFQYDDFIQCTMST is encoded by the exons ATGGCTTTCCCGGGATACGGCGCCCCTCCCCCGGGCGGACATCCAGGAGGG tacggaggttttcctggccaacagcAGGACCCACTCTATGGATATTTTGCAGCTGTAGCTGGACag GATGGACATATCTCTGCAGAGGAGCTCCAGGCTGCCCTCTCACAGGCCGGCTTCGCTGGCAGCTACAAAC CCTTCAGTCTGGAGACATGTAGACTGATGATCAACATGCTGGAT AGGGACATGTCCTGCACCATGGGCTTCGCTGAGTTTAAGGAACTGTGGTCGGTTCTAAACGGCTGGAAGCAGCACTTCATGTCCATTGACCGAGACCGCAGTGGGACTGTAGATGGTCAGGAGATGCAACAGGCGGTTATCTCCATGG GTTACAGTCTGAGCCCCCAAACCATGAACTGCATTGTGAAGCGCTACAGCACGCATGGCAAGATCACCTTCGACGATTACGTGACCTGTTGCATCAAACTGAGGAGCCTGACTA actcATTCCAGAGGAGGGATACAAACAGACAAGGCACAGCCACGTTCCAGTATGATGAC TTCATTCAGTGCACCATGAGCACATAA